In Arcobacter sp. F2176, a single window of DNA contains:
- the clpX gene encoding ATP-dependent Clp protease ATP-binding subunit ClpX, whose protein sequence is MPNKLKSCDFCGKEIKEVKKIFSSEKSNICDECISMCSNVMEKETIKEAKKEFQKGLSVPIKIKEHLDEYVIGQDDAKKVLAVALYNHYKRIDKPIIKNVELEKSNIMLIGPTGSGKTLLAKSLAKIMDVPFAVADATALTEAGYVGEDVESILSRLLAAADFDLEKAKRGIVYIDEIDKIANKSESATSGRDVSGEGVQQGLLKILEGAEVYVPVKGSRKNSSAETIIFDTTHVLFICGGAFVGLRKDENKEKSSVMGFLNKDNKLKDKKDIEAKELISFGLIPEFIGRIPVIAELNKLSKEDLIRVLKEPKNAITKQYEILFELDGVDLKFEDKALDEIANIAYEKDVGARGLRGIIEKLMLPLQYTIPSEENLGSCVITQEYICNKKDIDLIYEKSTQKKVSKEINYNDIKKQSTNM, encoded by the coding sequence ATGCCTAATAAATTAAAATCATGTGACTTTTGTGGGAAAGAGATAAAAGAAGTTAAAAAAATATTTTCAAGTGAAAAATCAAATATTTGTGATGAATGTATCTCTATGTGCTCAAATGTTATGGAAAAAGAGACTATAAAAGAGGCAAAAAAAGAGTTTCAAAAAGGTCTTAGCGTTCCAATTAAAATAAAAGAACATCTTGATGAATATGTAATAGGTCAAGATGATGCTAAAAAAGTTTTAGCAGTAGCACTTTATAATCATTACAAAAGAATCGATAAACCAATTATCAAAAATGTTGAACTAGAAAAATCAAATATCATGCTAATAGGTCCAACAGGAAGTGGTAAAACTCTACTTGCAAAATCACTTGCTAAAATCATGGATGTACCCTTTGCAGTTGCAGATGCAACAGCTTTAACTGAAGCTGGATATGTGGGTGAAGATGTGGAATCTATACTTTCAAGACTTTTGGCAGCTGCTGATTTTGATTTGGAAAAAGCAAAAAGAGGTATTGTTTATATCGATGAAATAGACAAAATAGCCAATAAAAGTGAAAGTGCCACAAGTGGTAGAGATGTAAGTGGAGAAGGTGTTCAACAAGGACTATTAAAAATTCTAGAAGGAGCAGAAGTTTATGTTCCAGTAAAAGGAAGTAGAAAAAACTCTTCAGCTGAAACAATAATTTTTGATACTACCCATGTCTTATTTATCTGTGGTGGCGCTTTTGTTGGATTGAGAAAAGATGAAAACAAAGAAAAATCATCTGTCATGGGATTTTTAAATAAAGATAACAAACTAAAAGATAAAAAAGATATAGAAGCAAAAGAGCTTATCTCTTTTGGATTGATTCCTGAGTTTATTGGTAGAATTCCAGTAATTGCAGAACTTAACAAGCTTTCAAAAGAAGATTTAATAAGAGTTTTAAAAGAGCCTAAAAATGCCATCACAAAACAGTATGAAATACTTTTTGAGCTTGATGGAGTAGATTTAAAATTTGAAGATAAAGCCCTAGATGAAATTGCAAATATCGCCTATGAAAAAGATGTAGGAGCTAGAGGACTTAGGGGTATAATTGAAAAACTTATGTTACCATTACAATATACAATACCATCAGAAGAGAACTTAGGTTCATGTGTAATTACACAAGAGTATATTTGTAATAAAAAAGATATAGATTTAATCTATGAAAAAAGTACTCAGAAAAAAGTCTCTAAGGAGATAAACTACAATGATATTAAAAAGCAATCTACAAATATGTAA
- the queF gene encoding preQ(1) synthase — protein sequence MKYGEKEIVEFDINKEENFWPNKNDKNYVINIELPEFMAKCPRSGYPDFATIFIHYTPNKKVIELKALKLYINSFMLREVSHENGANEIFDTLMEKLEPKWLKVIADFKPRGNVHTVIEIDSAKL from the coding sequence ATGAAATATGGTGAAAAAGAGATAGTAGAATTTGATATTAACAAAGAAGAGAATTTTTGGCCAAACAAAAATGATAAAAATTATGTAATAAATATAGAATTGCCAGAATTCATGGCAAAATGTCCAAGAAGTGGTTATCCTGATTTTGCAACAATTTTTATACATTACACTCCAAATAAAAAAGTTATAGAACTTAAGGCCTTAAAATTATATATAAATTCATTTATGCTTAGAGAAGTTTCTCATGAAAATGGAGCAAATGAGATTTTTGATACTTTAATGGAAAAATTAGAACCTAAATGGTTAAAAGTAATTGCAGATTTCAAACCTCGTGGAAATGTTCATACGGTTATTGAAATAGACTCAGCTAAATTATAA
- a CDS encoding GNAT family N-acetyltransferase: MILKSNLQICKATKEDFPSIVNLLQSLFCIEEDFTFNEKRHEEGIKLLLNNRSAEVILVKFENEVIGMITIQKIISTVMGTKVGLIEDFVIKDDYRDLGVGTYLLEYIKDYAKKNSLTRLQLVCDEDNTTAKEFYTNKKFKRSNLNAWYYHVEN; the protein is encoded by the coding sequence ATGATATTAAAAAGCAATCTACAAATATGTAAAGCTACAAAAGAAGATTTCCCAAGCATTGTAAATCTTCTTCAATCATTATTTTGCATTGAAGAAGATTTTACTTTCAATGAAAAAAGACATGAAGAAGGTATCAAATTATTATTAAATAATCGAAGTGCGGAAGTGATTCTTGTAAAATTTGAAAATGAAGTAATAGGAATGATAACTATTCAAAAAATTATTTCAACGGTTATGGGGACAAAAGTAGGACTTATTGAAGACTTTGTAATCAAAGATGACTATAGAGATTTAGGAGTAGGAACTTATCTTTTAGAGTATATAAAAGATTATGCTAAAAAAAACTCATTGACAAGATTACAACTTGTTTGTGATGAAGATAATACTACAGCCAAAGAATTTTACACAAATAAAAAATTTAAAAGAAGTAATTTAAATGCTTGGTACTATCATGTAGAAAACTAA
- a CDS encoding TOBE domain-containing protein produces the protein MENKFNINGNFWVNKDEKGFIGKGRVELLKNIQIYGSISKAAKQMKMSYKAAWDSVDIMNKLSQEPLVTKVTGGVGGGGTVITTYAKEIISAYDELMNLHETYLKNMSNLFDNLVINLKNEKPVFSKLEGKITSILSKNETCEIEITLASEQKLITIVSTEFLEKRELTLNKSVKLLIETSSIVITKGINSNSARNSLKGIVEKINDDGINTFLSIRCGEKDLIDAKITNSSYKNLGIKINDNIFAQFKAYNINII, from the coding sequence ATGGAAAATAAATTTAATATTAATGGCAATTTTTGGGTAAATAAAGATGAAAAAGGCTTTATAGGTAAAGGAAGAGTAGAACTTTTAAAAAATATCCAAATATATGGTTCTATTTCAAAAGCTGCAAAACAAATGAAGATGAGCTATAAAGCAGCATGGGATAGTGTAGATATTATGAACAAACTTTCGCAAGAACCTTTAGTCACAAAAGTAACTGGTGGTGTTGGGGGTGGAGGTACAGTTATAACCACTTATGCAAAAGAGATTATAAGTGCATACGATGAGTTAATGAATCTTCACGAAACTTATTTAAAAAATATGAGTAATCTTTTTGATAATCTTGTTATAAATCTAAAAAATGAAAAACCGGTTTTTTCAAAACTTGAAGGTAAAATCACTAGTATATTATCGAAAAATGAAACTTGTGAAATAGAGATTACCTTAGCTTCAGAACAAAAGCTAATAACAATAGTTAGCACAGAATTTTTAGAAAAAAGAGAATTAACTCTTAATAAATCTGTAAAACTCTTAATTGAAACAAGCTCAATAGTAATTACAAAAGGTATAAACTCAAATAGTGCAAGAAACTCTTTAAAAGGAATAGTTGAAAAGATTAATGATGATGGAATTAATACTTTTTTGAGTATTAGATGTGGAGAAAAAGATTTAATAGATGCAAAAATTACAAATTCAAGTTATAAAAATCTTGGAATTAAAATAAATGATAATATTTTTGCTCAATTTAAAGCTTATAATATAAATATAATCTAA
- a CDS encoding 4Fe-4S dicluster domain-containing protein, which yields MAVKITEECISCEACAPECPVAAILEDGNAKNPTDVFYVKPESCVECVDHADKPRCAEACPTEGAIVWDMPYTSEFSDYYAMGNDEGTYKIREHKTKGLMLPSVKEQKFITDIPMEDRESYANVGQF from the coding sequence ATGGCAGTTAAAATTACAGAAGAGTGTATAAGTTGTGAAGCATGTGCTCCAGAGTGTCCAGTTGCAGCGATTTTAGAAGATGGCAATGCTAAAAATCCTACAGATGTATTTTATGTAAAACCAGAATCATGTGTTGAATGTGTTGATCATGCAGATAAACCAAGATGTGCGGAAGCTTGTCCAACAGAGGGTGCAATTGTATGGGACATGCCTTATACTAGTGAATTCTCAGATTATTATGCAATGGGTAACGATGAAGGCACTTATAAAATTAGAGAACATAAAACAAAAGGTCTTATGCTTCCAAGCGTAAAAGAGCAAAAATTTATTACTGACATTCCAATGGAAGATAGAGAATCTTACGCAAATGTAGGACAATTTTAA
- a CDS encoding DMT family transporter, protein MTKNFNLIGIFSLIFAMFIWGSSFIALKIAMQDLGEFTVLFFRMLIASLCFVYFIKRFSKYSFEKSDIKYMLLLCIFEPSLYFIFEIKALTYTSVSQAGMITSLMPIITAMGAGYFLKELVSRQLLFGSVIAMIGAIWLSVQGSVTFGAPNPMLGNFLELCAMACGAAYTILARHLIEKYPALFITAIQAFAGAIFFFPFFIYEYMTRDIVFTQNSVISLVYLGVVVTLAGYGLYNYALTKIEASKAAMYINLIPIFTMILAFFILKEKLSIEELIASVTILSGVIISQIPVKRFRRKRKIV, encoded by the coding sequence TTGACTAAAAATTTTAATCTCATAGGAATATTTTCCTTAATCTTTGCAATGTTTATTTGGGGTAGCTCTTTTATCGCATTAAAAATAGCGATGCAAGATTTAGGAGAGTTTACAGTTCTATTTTTTAGAATGTTGATAGCTTCTTTGTGTTTTGTTTATTTTATAAAAAGATTTTCAAAATATAGTTTTGAAAAAAGTGATATAAAATATATGCTTTTATTATGTATTTTTGAACCCTCATTATATTTTATCTTTGAAATTAAAGCTTTAACTTATACTTCTGTATCTCAAGCTGGAATGATTACCTCTTTGATGCCTATTATTACTGCAATGGGAGCTGGTTATTTTCTTAAAGAGCTTGTTTCAAGACAACTTTTATTTGGTTCTGTAATAGCAATGATTGGAGCTATTTGGTTAAGTGTACAAGGTAGTGTAACTTTTGGTGCACCAAATCCTATGCTTGGCAATTTTTTAGAGTTGTGTGCTATGGCTTGTGGGGCAGCTTATACAATACTTGCTAGACATTTAATAGAAAAATATCCTGCTCTTTTTATAACTGCAATTCAAGCGTTTGCAGGAGCTATTTTCTTTTTTCCTTTTTTTATATATGAATATATGACGCGAGATATAGTTTTTACTCAAAATTCTGTTATATCTTTAGTTTATTTAGGTGTTGTAGTTACTTTGGCTGGTTATGGCTTATATAATTATGCCTTGACTAAAATTGAAGCTTCAAAGGCGGCAATGTACATAAATCTAATTCCTATCTTTACAATGATTTTGGCATTTTTTATATTAAAAGAAAAATTGAGTATTGAAGAGTTGATTGCTAGTGTTACAATTTTAAGTGGAGTTATAATATCTCAAATCCCTGTTAAAAGATTTAGAAGAAAAAGAAAAATAGTTTGA
- a CDS encoding transporter substrate-binding domain-containing protein, with the protein MGKIPKNIFLIIFFTSYLFASTSQKELSLSFKEKEWIKNNPNVDIAISMRFPPFSYIENGNSKGLVIDILQRIENLSGLTFKINALPWSEALNSFKNKDVKIICNISYTKKRESFTLFSKPYYEIPNFIFGLKDNESYKGADSLKGKTLAVTKGIFYINDIKKQGINVLEFDTALEKIKAVIEGKADYFVSSYTKGEKAIKDNSFTNLKVIDEFTKIKKEDLRFGVNVDNPILNSIIEKALDKISTQELNSIADKWIIFDKDNADYKYVKFTEEEIKYIKSNPNIKYSEINWMPLSIIENNEMQGIIGDFLKIISVRSGLKFQFVPSRSWKDVLDKFNEGEIDLIPSVTSSSEKESLGLVSKMYSKFPMVIITGSKYSYVNSLNDLKNKVIAVPKHYTSYNFIKKNYPAIQILETSNIQEALILVEKGRADAFIGHIATSVFYISQLHLSDLKISGSTLFDFEHRYLVQKNNPILLSIINKSIDSITQKEKKDIYSNWIQTTVKEKTLDYKILIIILLITLFIVIGFIYRQIVLKKYNNELKKSYHNVQSIINSTLEAIIITENRICIDANESALKLFNLSKDEMIGLDYLEFVSDEYKQKIKETFSSDSSEPFELNVVSSEKKIIPALGRGTNLKLNDRLIRISSIIDLSEVKNKEKLLIEQSKMAALGEMIGHIAHQWRQPLSVITTISSSWSIYNEIGKLNNTKVLKDSKQIIANANYLSQTIDDFRSFIKDADSSKEFDIKELMENLNRLISHSLHSSQVKFIFTNNLKKVVKGNQNQVLQALINIVNNAVDALTENKKDEERLLFIKVTQDKDTICVSIKDNANGIPANIMNKIYEPYFTTKHESNGTGLGLYMSYSIIKKMGGEIKVSNVEYEYENKKYTGAKFLISLKSVD; encoded by the coding sequence ATGGGGAAAATACCTAAAAATATTTTTTTAATAATTTTTTTTACATCATATCTATTTGCTTCAACTTCACAGAAAGAACTTTCTTTGAGTTTTAAAGAAAAAGAGTGGATAAAAAATAACCCAAATGTTGATATTGCTATATCAATGCGTTTCCCTCCTTTTTCTTATATTGAAAATGGCAATTCAAAAGGTCTAGTTATCGATATTCTTCAAAGAATTGAAAATTTATCAGGTTTAACTTTTAAGATAAATGCATTACCTTGGTCCGAAGCTTTGAACAGTTTTAAGAACAAAGATGTAAAGATTATCTGTAATATATCTTATACTAAAAAGAGGGAATCTTTTACTTTATTTTCAAAGCCTTATTATGAAATACCTAATTTTATTTTTGGATTAAAAGATAATGAAAGCTATAAGGGAGCGGATAGTTTAAAGGGAAAAACTTTAGCTGTGACTAAAGGTATTTTTTATATTAATGATATAAAAAAACAAGGAATAAATGTCTTAGAATTTGATACGGCATTAGAAAAAATCAAAGCAGTTATTGAAGGAAAAGCAGATTATTTTGTATCTTCTTATACAAAAGGAGAAAAAGCAATTAAAGATAATTCATTTACAAATTTAAAAGTAATAGATGAGTTTACAAAAATCAAAAAAGAGGATTTAAGATTTGGAGTTAATGTAGATAATCCTATTTTAAACTCTATAATAGAAAAAGCCTTAGATAAAATTTCCACTCAAGAGTTAAACTCAATAGCGGATAAATGGATTATATTTGATAAAGATAATGCTGATTATAAATATGTTAAGTTTACTGAAGAAGAAATAAAATATATTAAGAGTAATCCTAATATAAAATATAGTGAAATAAATTGGATGCCTTTGTCTATTATTGAAAATAATGAGATGCAAGGTATTATAGGAGACTTTCTTAAAATAATAAGTGTTAGATCAGGTCTTAAGTTTCAATTTGTTCCTTCAAGGTCTTGGAAAGATGTTTTGGATAAATTTAATGAAGGAGAAATAGATTTAATTCCTTCTGTTACTTCAAGTTCAGAAAAAGAGTCCTTGGGGCTTGTTTCTAAAATGTATTCAAAGTTTCCCATGGTAATAATAACTGGTTCAAAGTATTCTTATGTAAATAGTTTAAATGATTTAAAAAATAAAGTAATTGCTGTTCCTAAACATTATACAAGTTATAATTTTATCAAAAAAAATTATCCAGCTATCCAGATATTAGAAACTTCCAATATCCAAGAAGCTTTAATTTTAGTTGAAAAAGGCAGAGCAGATGCTTTTATTGGACATATTGCAACTTCAGTATTTTATATTTCTCAACTTCATTTAAGTGATTTAAAGATTTCAGGAAGTACACTTTTTGATTTTGAACATCGTTATTTAGTACAAAAAAATAATCCAATTTTATTATCAATAATTAATAAATCAATAGATTCAATTACACAAAAAGAGAAAAAAGATATTTATTCAAATTGGATTCAAACTACTGTTAAAGAAAAAACACTAGATTATAAAATCTTGATAATTATTTTATTAATAACTTTATTTATAGTTATAGGTTTTATATATAGGCAAATTGTTTTAAAAAAATATAATAATGAACTAAAGAAATCATATCATAATGTACAAAGTATTATTAATTCGACATTAGAAGCAATTATCATCACTGAAAATAGAATATGTATTGATGCAAATGAGTCAGCATTAAAGCTTTTTAATTTAAGTAAAGATGAAATGATAGGATTAGATTATTTAGAGTTTGTATCTGATGAATATAAACAAAAAATTAAAGAAACCTTTTCAAGTGATAGTAGTGAACCTTTTGAATTAAATGTTGTAAGTTCAGAAAAAAAGATTATCCCTGCTTTAGGAAGAGGTACTAATTTAAAATTGAATGATAGACTTATTAGAATCTCTTCTATTATTGACTTATCAGAGGTAAAGAACAAAGAAAAACTTTTGATTGAACAATCTAAAATGGCAGCATTAGGTGAGATGATTGGACATATTGCTCACCAATGGAGGCAACCATTAAGTGTAATTACGACAATAAGTAGTAGTTGGAGTATTTATAATGAGATTGGAAAATTAAATAATACTAAGGTTTTAAAAGACTCAAAGCAGATTATAGCAAATGCTAATTATTTATCTCAAACAATTGATGACTTTAGATCTTTTATTAAAGATGCAGATAGCTCAAAAGAGTTTGATATAAAAGAGTTAATGGAGAATTTAAATAGACTTATTTCTCATTCTTTACACAGTTCTCAGGTTAAGTTCATATTTACTAATAATTTAAAAAAAGTGGTAAAAGGAAATCAAAATCAAGTGCTTCAAGCTCTTATTAATATAGTAAATAATGCTGTTGATGCTTTAACAGAAAACAAAAAAGATGAAGAGAGATTGCTCTTTATTAAAGTTACACAAGATAAAGATACTATTTGTGTAAGTATAAAAGATAACGCCAATGGAATACCTGCAAATATAATGAATAAAATATATGAACCATATTTTACTACAAAACATGAATCTAATGGAACAGGGCTTGGTTTATATATGTCTTATTCAATAATTAAAAAAATGGGTGGAGAAATAAAAGTTTCAAATGTAGAATATGAGTATGAGAATAAAAAATATACAGGTGCAAAATTTCTAATCTCTTTAAAGAGTGTTGATTAG
- a CDS encoding YqaA family protein, with protein MIYLTLFFSSFVSATFFPMVSEAVLVYDILQGYNLTLLLFVATLGNSLGSCVNYFLGLKGEEYLENKKYIPKKSIDRAKFFFDKYGGWSLLLSWMPIIGDPITLIAGVLKYKFTYFFALVIVAKFVRYAVLAYLTLLY; from the coding sequence TTGATTTATCTAACTCTTTTTTTCTCAAGTTTTGTTTCTGCAACATTTTTTCCAATGGTTAGTGAAGCAGTTCTTGTCTATGATATTTTACAAGGGTATAATTTAACTCTTTTGCTTTTTGTAGCAACTTTAGGTAATAGTTTAGGCTCATGTGTAAATTATTTTCTTGGGTTAAAAGGTGAAGAGTATTTAGAAAATAAAAAGTATATCCCTAAAAAGAGTATAGATAGGGCAAAATTTTTTTTTGATAAATATGGAGGCTGGTCACTACTTCTATCTTGGATGCCAATTATTGGTGATCCTATTACTTTAATAGCTGGTGTTTTAAAATACAAATTCACATATTTTTTTGCTTTAGTAATAGTTGCTAAATTTGTAAGATATGCAGTATTGGCATATCTTACTTTATTGTATTAG
- a CDS encoding helix-turn-helix domain-containing protein produces the protein MERLVTTAQAAEILGISLQGVHYRIKSNQLKSIKQSGKTYVYLWDDNSKKEGYSTSIEEVAQRKEEEKIYIQKVIETKDEQILLLKKSVKWLRRQYQEEIERLEKNQDKIISVFDSEIKLLQSAFNEMRAIYKPQLKPLSPKKKFISLIDFTALMKTYKKSDKEIKILILKAIKNGDKRFIYNKHTKKVLILDEDFSDFK, from the coding sequence TTGGAAAGATTAGTAACTACAGCACAAGCGGCAGAGATACTTGGTATATCTTTACAAGGTGTTCACTATAGAATAAAAAGTAATCAACTAAAGTCAATAAAACAATCTGGAAAAACCTATGTTTACCTTTGGGATGATAATAGTAAAAAAGAGGGTTATTCAACTTCTATTGAAGAAGTAGCCCAAAGAAAAGAAGAAGAAAAAATCTATATCCAAAAAGTAATAGAAACAAAAGATGAACAAATTCTTCTTTTGAAAAAGTCAGTAAAATGGCTACGAAGACAGTACCAAGAAGAGATTGAAAGACTAGAAAAAAATCAAGATAAGATTATAAGCGTATTTGATTCAGAGATAAAACTTCTACAAAGTGCCTTTAATGAAATGCGTGCAATTTATAAACCACAATTAAAACCCTTGAGTCCAAAGAAGAAGTTTATTTCTCTGATAGACTTTACAGCTTTGATGAAAACTTATAAAAAAAGTGATAAAGAGATAAAAATTTTGATTTTAAAAGCTATTAAAAATGGGGATAAAAGATTTATTTATAATAAACATACAAAAAAAGTTTTGATTTTAGATGAAGATTTTTCGGATTTTAAGTAA
- a CDS encoding DMT family transporter: MNIKLVLLVSLTLFFFATSSVLARAALINNSIDPYSFTFFRLFFGALTLLIILSFKEKKLNLSLNKNWHTSFLLFLYAICFSYAYINLDAGLGALILFAMVQLTIIITALIKKERIDIRKALGISLAFVGLIYLLYPSEGFEVSLYHSILMMISGVAWGLYTIFGKKSSNATLNTTDNFTKSLFFAIIFFALFVHNVKLSSYGITLAFISGGITSSIGYLLWYYLLPNMKIITSGILQLLIPPLAIFLGVLFLNEKITSTLIISTILILLGILISIYKKDK; encoded by the coding sequence ATGAATATAAAACTTGTTTTGCTTGTTTCTCTTACTCTGTTTTTCTTTGCAACAAGCTCAGTTTTAGCAAGAGCTGCATTAATAAATAACTCAATTGACCCTTACTCTTTTACATTTTTTAGGCTTTTTTTTGGAGCTTTGACTTTATTAATTATTTTGTCTTTTAAAGAAAAAAAACTAAATTTAAGCCTAAATAAAAATTGGCATACTTCCTTTTTACTTTTTTTATATGCTATTTGTTTTTCTTATGCTTATATAAATTTAGATGCGGGACTTGGAGCTTTAATACTTTTTGCAATGGTACAACTGACTATTATAATTACAGCCTTGATAAAAAAGGAGCGTATTGATATTAGGAAAGCTTTAGGAATAAGTTTAGCTTTTGTAGGATTGATTTACTTATTATATCCAAGTGAAGGTTTTGAAGTATCACTTTATCACTCTATTTTGATGATGATATCGGGTGTTGCGTGGGGACTTTATACAATCTTTGGAAAGAAATCATCAAATGCTACACTAAATACAACCGATAACTTTACAAAATCTCTTTTTTTTGCGATTATATTTTTTGCATTATTTGTTCATAATGTAAAGCTTTCAAGTTATGGGATAACTTTAGCATTTATATCAGGAGGAATAACTTCTTCTATTGGCTATCTTTTATGGTACTACTTACTTCCAAATATGAAAATTATAACTTCTGGGATTTTACAACTTTTAATACCCCCACTTGCTATATTTTTAGGAGTATTATTCTTAAATGAAAAGATAACTTCTACTTTGATAATCTCTACAATATTGATACTTTTGGGAATATTAATATCTATATATAAAAAAGATAAATAA
- a CDS encoding NAD(P)-binding domain-containing protein, which produces MKTDNYDIAIIGGGPGGIATALEAAVHGIQNIILIDKADNHSSTIRKFYKENKRVDKDWKGKSVQIEGNIPFMDGTKESTLDFFDKLLDLDKIDTLFNTEVESIIKNEKEDEFLISTGSQSFKSKAVVVAIGKMGKPNKPDYRIPPSIKAKVNFNLDGCSEGEKILVVGGGNSAAEYAYELADENNNVTLVYRKAQFTRLNPENEEILRTYNGQEKLRLRLNTNIISLENEKGKIKVNFDDGYFTLFDRIIYAIGGTSPIDFLKNCGIKLDSENKPIYNEHYMTNILFLYVAGDIAFNTGGSIAASLNHGYHIVNSYMRRTGKIYAHTDKVEEFLKNNPEFK; this is translated from the coding sequence ATGAAAACAGATAATTATGACATAGCTATTATTGGTGGAGGACCAGGGGGAATTGCTACAGCACTTGAAGCTGCAGTTCATGGTATCCAAAATATCATACTTATAGATAAAGCTGATAATCACTCAAGTACTATTAGAAAATTCTATAAAGAAAATAAAAGAGTTGATAAAGATTGGAAAGGTAAAAGTGTGCAAATAGAAGGGAATATTCCCTTTATGGATGGAACTAAAGAGTCAACCTTGGATTTTTTTGACAAACTTCTTGACCTTGATAAGATTGATACTTTATTTAATACAGAAGTTGAATCAATAATTAAAAATGAAAAAGAAGATGAGTTTTTAATTAGTACAGGAAGTCAAAGTTTCAAATCAAAAGCTGTCGTAGTTGCAATTGGTAAAATGGGTAAACCAAATAAGCCAGATTATAGAATTCCCCCTTCTATAAAAGCAAAGGTAAATTTTAATCTTGACGGCTGTAGTGAAGGGGAGAAAATATTAGTAGTAGGTGGTGGGAATAGTGCTGCTGAGTATGCATATGAATTAGCTGATGAAAATAACAATGTAACACTTGTTTATAGAAAAGCACAATTTACAAGATTAAATCCAGAAAATGAAGAGATTTTAAGAACCTATAATGGACAAGAGAAATTAAGACTTAGACTAAATACAAATATTATCTCATTAGAAAATGAAAAGGGTAAAATAAAAGTTAATTTTGATGATGGATATTTTACTTTGTTTGATAGGATAATATATGCCATTGGAGGAACTAGTCCAATAGATTTTCTAAAAAATTGTGGAATAAAATTAGATAGTGAAAATAAACCAATTTACAATGAACACTACATGACAAATATACTTTTTTTGTATGTTGCAGGAGATATCGCTTTTAATACAGGAGGGTCAATTGCCGCATCATTAAATCATGGTTATCACATAGTAAACTCATATATGAGAAGAACAGGAAAAATCTACGCTCATACAGACAAAGTAGAAGAGTTTCTTAAAAATAATCCAGAGTTTAAATAA
- a CDS encoding SIR2 family protein: MEDIVEKLKNGSMVPFLGMGVFEKIQAKDGSQLPYDSDSMILALNNGRAMSPRLMYEYSRAAMSLEQRKGREFIVQMTNHIYSSKEYDLPKVYTWLKQIKPKYVIDTNLDDSLQKIYSDVEHFLITGVSRITADYDRFIIYKFDVSKNAYEKIEKEALTLDLPILFKPMGSTKPEMNFIISDADFVDWLTEAMGGFAMPPILKDFRKDKEYLFMGVDFSKDTFRMVANEITMDLKGGFAIFNKPELTKKEDKFIKTHNLENLNLSLNEFINNYA; encoded by the coding sequence ATGGAAGATATAGTAGAAAAATTAAAAAATGGATCGATGGTACCATTTCTTGGTATGGGTGTCTTTGAAAAAATACAAGCAAAAGATGGTAGTCAGTTGCCATATGATAGTGATTCGATGATTTTAGCTTTAAATAATGGAAGAGCTATGAGCCCAAGACTTATGTATGAATATTCAAGAGCTGCCATGAGTTTAGAGCAGAGAAAAGGTAGAGAGTTTATTGTTCAAATGACAAACCACATCTATAGTTCCAAAGAGTATGATTTGCCTAAAGTTTATACTTGGTTAAAACAAATCAAACCCAAATATGTAATTGATACAAATCTAGATGATAGTTTACAAAAAATCTATAGTGATGTTGAACACTTCTTAATAACTGGGGTTTCTAGAATAACTGCTGATTATGATAGATTTATTATTTATAAATTTGATGTGAGTAAAAATGCCTATGAAAAGATAGAAAAAGAGGCTTTAACTTTAGATTTGCCAATTTTATTTAAACCTATGGGCTCAACAAAACCTGAGATGAACTTTATCATCTCTGATGCTGATTTTGTGGATTGGTTAACTGAAGCCATGGGTGGATTTGCTATGCCTCCTATTTTAAAAGATTTTAGAAAAGACAAAGAGTACCTTTTTATGGGTGTTGATTTTTCTAAAGATACTTTTAGAATGGTTGCAAATGAAATAACAATGGATTTAAAAGGTGGGTTTGCTATATTTAATAAACCTGAACTAACAAAAAAAGAGGATAAATTTATCAAAACTCATAATTTAGAAAATTTAAATTTGAGTTTAAATGAGTTTATAAATAACTATGCCTAA